The Theropithecus gelada isolate Dixy chromosome 3, Tgel_1.0, whole genome shotgun sequence genomic sequence GTTATAACTGATACATGGAAATGTTCTTATTATCCAAtgtctatagtttacattagggttcactctctGTGTTGTGCATTCTATGgcttttgacaaatgtataatggcatGTATCTACCTTTAAAGTATTacacaaaatagtttcactgctctCCAAATCCACCATGTTCCACCTATTCATCTATCCTTCTCCccaacccttggcaaccactaattttttttttttttttgagacggagtctcgctctgtcacccaggctggagtgcagtggccggatctcagctcactgcaagctccacctcccgggttcacgccattctccggcctcagcctcccgagtagctgggactacaggcgcctgccacctcgcccggctagttttttgtatttcttaatagagacggggtttcaccctgttagccaggatggtctcgatctcctgacctcgtgatccgcccgtctcggcctcccaaagtgctgggattacaggcttgagccaccgcgcccggccacaaccactaattttttttattgtctccatattttttcttttccagaatgtcatatatagTTGGAGacaaagagtctcactctatcacccaggctggagtgcagcggcacaatctcagctcactgcaacctctgcctgccaggttcaagcgattctcttgcctcagcctcctgtagctgtgattacaggtgcacaccaccacacgtggctaatttttgtatttttagaagagacggggtttcaccatgttggccaggctggtctcaaactcctgacctcatgatctgcctgcctcggcctccctaagtgctgagaatacaggcatgagccactgcgtctggctggTATCTATACCTTTTTACAATGTGTAAAATTATGTTGCTTTCTCCACTGGTTCGCTAGACCTAGCTACTTGCCTGAAACATATcagatttgttgaataaacattcaagtgtatgtatatatgtatatgtatgtattagtatatatattttataagtggAAAAATGTAGATCTAGTTTTATACCTTGAATAATAGAAATGgctagaaaaacataaaatctcaGTAAGTAGCATGTAGAAAgaattcattatatttaaaaatgcatacaattataatgcatatttttgttactatagtAGAAGTTTGTTATAAAATGTAGACTAGGAACCAAAATAAtgccaaaataatttttccataggCCAGCTACAAAAATAGATGATTGTGTATCATTTATATACGCGGAAAACATAATGAAAACCTCctagaaaaggaaatttgtaaCTGTATTTTACTAAAGCacgatattttgtatttttaggccCTTTGACTCTAAAAAATTTATTGcgatatgacattttaaaaaggtggGTTTTTTCCCAAGGGTGTCAGTTTATTAGGCATATGTACCCAATGTGCAGTCATGACCAGAGGGAGGTAAAGAATAATATTTATGGAGAGTAGATATTCTTACGTTTTCCCTGAACAACaaataaagaatgaagaagatttgcttttatatttttgtgggtGAATGGGAGTCAAATTAAGATCTCATGATTGGAGAAGAGTGATGGGAGAGAAACCATCTCTGATAGCTTAGAGATTCATCTGGTGCTACAATACACACTCCACATGAAGGCAATCGTCTCAGTAatattcagtttatttaaaaGAGTAAATTATCATTCACATTTGTCAACTTAAAAATTCAGTGTACAGAGAGCCTACGACTTACTCAAGTTTCTTTACAAACTTTGGGTGCTATGTTGTGAGAGTTAGCGTACAATTTTGGTTGGTGTCTTTCCTGAATTTAGTACATTAAATGAAGACACCAAGAACTACATGAGAAACAATGTATGACTCTTAAAAAGAAACTGAGTTTAATTATATCAgagaaaaatctgtttaaaataaattcctttatttaaaaaaatccatacgATAAGATAATTTTGATATATAACTGCAACCATATTGCTTTCAGGATGAGATCTTGTTGGCTGGAATGCATCAACTATTAGATAGTCCTTATATTCTGGGAAGATTCTTTGGCAGTTTTTGTCCCAACGGACTAGTTAGAGGGGCCTAAAGAGACAAGGTTTATTTAGGGTTTAACTGCTGAATATACAATCCAGTTTCTTTATAGGAAAACCACTGGAGTTAAAGAACTAATAGGATTTTAGGCTTGTTTATATATCTAAGAGAAGATGATAGCACCAAAATCCATAATCAACAAAGGGTAattaaatttctacttttttttttttttatttcagcctATGCTGGTTCCAAAGGTAACTGctctctgttttaaaaacaaacatctgAGGCCAGTGCATTTTAAATTGCATGTAAAGCATTACTGTTAGTACagttagttatttctttttgttctatttaataTTAGTTAAAATTccaatatttgttaattttcaagTGGGCATGTTCTTGGAGTCACTTTGCGAGTAATCAGTAAGGAGATATGACAATCCATTCAGCCtttcttttctagttcctctTACAGCCAGCAAAGGCTTGTCAGTACAAGAAGGTTTGGTTAGCGTACTCAGAATCGTAGGAAATTAAAACCAGAATGGCTAGCAGCTAGAGTTTGTGTAGCTGACGAATGTGTGaaactttttatagtttttattgactagattttttttcacatttcaagtgaaaaaaaaaaaaagccccactCATCCTCCCTTGTTGCGATGAAACTACATTGGCCTATAATATCCATATATAGACTATAATATCTATATTGGCCTAGATGTTAATAAAcctgaaagatattttaaaatatttggtctaTTCACTGTATACCACAAAACTTAAGGGACATTTGACTCCATTATGTATgatattttgcttattatttttaaggagACTGCTGTAATGCTGCAAACCTCAAGCCATGTGTAACCCATGGGTGGCATGGTTAGGAGTGCTGCCACTCTTCATCCTGTTAACTCAGGCAGCCCTCAAACCAGCAATGCCTCCGGTGATCGACAGCCAGCCTTTCAGCATTTTCTGGGCAGCCCCAACAATGTACTGTATGCCTTTCTTCAACGTGAATATGAATCTTCAAGTATTTAACATTATATCAAATCCTTTAGAGACTCAGAGTGGGTCAAAAATTGCCATAATTTATCCAAACGAATTAGGGTATTACCCCTACTTCTCTCAAGATGGAAAATCCTTTAATGGAGGAATACCGCAGAACGTGAGCCTTTCTGAACATCTTAGGAAAGCTGCTGATGACATCGGAGAAGCTGTCCCTTGGTGGAGATCAGAAGGACTTGTTGTTATTGACTGGGAAAGTTGGAAACCCCAGTGGGATAGAAATCGGGGCAGCCGAATAATATATAACAACCACTCTTTAGCCTTCACTAGAAACCATCATCCTTATTGgtcagaaatgaaagtggaaacAGTTGCCCGAGAGGAATTTGAAAATGCTGGAAAAAATTTCATGAACGTTACTCTCACATTGGCTTTAGAAATGAGACCAAAATGTTTATGGGGCTTTTATCTCTACCCAGACTGCTACAATTATGATTACAGAATAAATCCAGAGACGTACACAGGTAATTGTCCGAATGATGAAATTCTCCGCAATGACCAACTCCTGTGGCTGTGGGAGAAAAGCGCAGCGCTTTATCCTTCAATATATTTGGATAAAATACTGAAGTCAAGCTTAAATGCTTTGAAATTTGTTCACTATCGGGTGAGAGAAGCCATGAGGATTGCTGAAATGGCTAGACATGACTATGTTTTGccggtttttattttttccaggccATTTTATTTGCATAGTACTGAAGCTCTATCACAGGTAAGGAAAAGCAGtcactcacatttttttttttttaaatggaaattttgtaGAATAACTATATAAAGCCTCCACATAAATGTTTTAGGATATTTATTTTCCCTTAGCAACACAATCTTATTCTCTTTTAAGCATGTATATTTCTTCAAATGTCAACTCAGTGCTGAAAAATGTCACTGACAATTAGATGTGCACTTAACACTTTCGGGTAATGATTCTTACCAGCTTAGCATTCACAGGAGTTTCCTACAGAACAGATGTTAAACTTGATTTAAATAATGTAACAGATAGAGTAATTTTAACCAGAGAGAAATTTTAGaactaacttattttttattttgtgtttgagaaggagtctcgctctgtcgcccaggctggagtgcagtggcgctatctgggctcactgcaagctccgcctcccgggttcacgccattctcctgcctcagccttccgagtagctgggacttcaggcaaccgccaccatgcccagctaattttttttgtatttttagtagaaacagggtttcaccatattagccaggattgtctcgatctcctgatcccgtgatctgcccgcctcagcctcccaaagtgctgggattacaggggtgagccaccacagccggcctAGAACGAACTTCTTAATATGAAAAGGCAATTTTCCAAATCAAAAACGTACAACATAGAGCTCGGGGTAAATTATTAACCAGCTACATTTCTCATTATATtgcatttgtatgttttaattaGCTAGGCTAACTGAAAAAATTACATAGATTCTCTTGATTTTGTCTTTAAGAGTCTACAGTGCAATCTAGTGGTTATTGTCAAGGCATTAAAACTGGTTTATATAAGGAAACAGATACTGTCTTTAGACTGAACACAAAGCTGGAAGCCTACAGATGTGGGGATGAGCTTGTTTAGAAGATAATAAGTTTGAAGACATGGCAAGTGTTCAAACTTGAACTAGATTGTCACATAGGACATTATCGTAAGGATTCAATCATTGGATGGGTGGCTAGATAAGAAAACCTTCAAATCTCCATCCACACCTGACAGCCAACAATTCTTTATGGCAGTACCCAACACAGAAGCAAAGCTGTTGTATAGACAATACACAGCTTACGTAGACCACTTAGGTTTGAGATAAGGCCATTTAAAACCATTGAAAAGCAGTAGCAATTCTtcctaaatatttcagaataaaatccaaatattaTTAATTAGACTTGACATTGCAGGATTACTCAGTATCATTCAATAAGTTTAGAAGGAAAAGAATCATAGCATTATGACAAAAATTTGGAAGAATCTCATGGGCACTTAACCCATCTCCTACCTAAATAAAAACCCTTTCTCATCCTGCCTCTACTTTAACACTTTTTGATGGGGGCGCTTCTTACATTAGAAGGAAAACTGCCGTCTGGGGGAAATATTAATTCCTAGAAAGTTTTTGAGTATATTTAATCTACTTTGCCTCCAATAACTTCATACCACTAGTTCTAATTCTACCTTCTGGTGCAACATAGAATACATCAAATCCTTCTTTCAAAAGCCAGTTGTCCAGGTATTTTAGGATATCAGTCATGCCTACCAAAGTCTTCTTGCTAAGATATTCCTCAAGTGATGCCAGCTTTCTCAAATCATTTTACGTTCTTAaatccttttcagaaaaaaacctgagttatatttattcattcagaaatTCTTGAGTGCCTACATTGTGTCAGGAATTACATGTTATTAGTAATAAcagtagaaaataataatgattcatGCAGTCAAAGAGTTCACCTTGAGAGAAAACGGGAGAATGAGATGAGACACATTTTCATAAAAGCTTTTCATTGCTTTcctattttttgtgcttttaggctttttaatcttttttatttttaatttttgtgggtacattagacttttaaagtaaattataggTTAAGTATCACCTCTGAGCTCTACTTTAGAAATCAATAGACTGCATTCTTCACTCACCAAAATATATAGAATCACCTGAGCATTATATTGAATTGTTTTAATGCTTTCCTATTGCTTTCCATGTATCACATATCAAAAAACAGTATGGGTTTTTCTCACCTTTTGTCTAAGTAACATAACTTTCCaatgcatgttttaaaaaccaGTTCTGATTGGTATTTGCCTTCAGGAGTGTCTCAATTAAAATAAGTGACTACATTTAGGTTTAAGGAATGTGATACTAGTCAGTATAACGGAAGaatgatttcatttcttattgtatTACTTAGACAAATTGCAGAACATAAATACCAGTATTGCTGAAACCTTCCTACCACGCAGGAAAGCTTACAGTGGTGTGACAATTGACTCATTGCAGTCTGTGAGCACTCCACCTTTGCACTGGATCTCTGACTCTCCATACCTTGTTGGGGAGAAAAGAATGCAGATTGCTCCATCTGTCATCCCCTTTATCTCCCATCTCTCCCTATTTCCTACTTCTTTGCTCTTGGCCTATATTCATTAGCATAACATCCTCAGTTTCTTATCTTGGTGAACTGTAATCTACATAGTCACCCAATTTTAAATTCACTTGGctgcctcccttctcctctttccATTATCCAATAGGTAACTAAAACTTACCCATCTTTATTTCCGAATAACTCTTCAATCTGTTCCCTCTGCTTTACAAGGACTGACACTACCTTTGTTGAGGCATCATCATTTCTCACCGAACAATTTCTATCACCTCCTAATTGGTGTTCCTGCCTGTACTATCTTGACCTTCCCCTCCAGtgcattcctttctcttttttgagatggagtctcgctctgtcgctcaggctggagtgcaatggtgcgatcttgtctcactgcaagctccacctccctggttcaagtgattctcctgcctcagcctcccaagtagctgggattacaggcgtgtgccaccacgctggctaatttttgtatttttagtagagatggggtttcacgatgttgatcaagctggtctcgaactcctgacctcaggtgatccacccacctcagcctcccaaagtgttgggattacccaCCATGCCGGGCCTCCAATGCATTCTttatatgcaaaaagaaaaaagaatcaaagttgCAAGTTTGTGTCTTTCCAGCactaaatttttgcatttatttagttatttgagatggagtctcactctgtcacccaggccggagttcagtggcaggatcttggctcactgcagcctccgcctcctgaattcaagagactctcctgcctcagccttccgagtagctgggattacaggcaagcaccaccatgactggctatttttgtatttttagtaaaggtagggtttcaccgtgttgcccagcctggtctcgaactactcacctcaagtgatctgtctgccttgggcttccaaagtgctgaaattacaggtgtgagccactgcgcctggccagttgtCTTAACACTTTAAAACAgcatttttatgtttgtatttggATTCTGTTTATACATAGAAATTC encodes the following:
- the LOC112621682 gene encoding LOW QUALITY PROTEIN: hyaluronidase-4-like (The sequence of the model RefSeq protein was modified relative to this genomic sequence to represent the inferred CDS: inserted 1 base in 1 codon), yielding MCNPWVAWLGVLPLFILLTQAALKPAMPPVIDSQPFSIFWAAPTMYCMPFFNVNMNLQVFNIISNPLETQSGSKIAIIYPNELGYYPYFSQDGKSFNGGIPQNVSLSEHLRKAADDIGEAVPWWRSEGLVVIDWESWKPQWDRNRGSRIIYNNHSLAFTRNHHPYWSEMKVETVAREEFENAGKNFMNVTLTLALEMRPKCLWGFYLYPDCYNYDYRINPETYTGNCPNDEILRNDQLLWLWEKSAALYPSIYLDKILKSSLNALKFVHYRVREAMRIAEMARHDYVLPVFIFSRPFYLHSTEALSQEDLVHTIGESAALGAAGVILWGGYEYSASKENCLSMQQSIRGPLGRYAVNVTSAAKLCSQSLCNNHGRCIRKTPESSFYLHMPESSGKKYVLNKSFRFIISEHNKQKTITAMKNGFVCHCYFGWHGPSCQDHSSDLLREMNKAPTVNFNLLVFLSMAFPVILLKIFXSPYYNANFSLKY